DNA sequence from the Candidatus Zixiibacteriota bacterium genome:
CGTTTTCTGTCTCTCGCTCGGGATGAACTTGTGGGGCCGATCTGAGTGACTGGCTGTATTTGTCTATAACGATACCGTTCTCATTGCAGTGGACTATCGGCGACGACATTGTTTGAAGGGCCGAATGTTCGAACGGAACCGATGGATCAAAACTGCTTGGCATATCAAACTCATAGCCGATGAATCGTCCAAGCGCTGTCTCTGTGAGCCCTCGACTGTCATAAGGAGGAAAGAGAGCCTCTTTTTGTGAAAGAGGGTTTTGATTGATTGCTTCGTGTTGGATGTCGCTGGTCTCATAGACCCGAGTCGATTCAATTGCTGAAGAAATTGCAAAATGGGTGAAATACGGATTGGGACTACGTAGAGAGACGACGGGCATTGGCAGCGATGGATGCTCGATGGCATCACGCGACCAGTCGACCTGGACTGAAACTAAAGAGTTACCCTGATTGTGCAGATATTCGGTTTCTGGTCTTTGAAAGAAATCAAAAGTCTGCGAAACTGCTGGTGATACTAAAACTGTAATCAGTGTGAGGATGCGGACATTTCTTGACATTAGTTACTCCTCTATCATGTATCATTATAATCCGATGTTTCTAACTCCGGACAGCCCCGTGTAT
Encoded proteins:
- a CDS encoding PEP-CTERM sorting domain-containing protein, which codes for MSRNVRILTLITVLVSPAVSQTFDFFQRPETEYLHNQGNSLVSVQVDWSRDAIEHPSLPMPVVSLRSPNPYFTHFAISSAIESTRVYETSDIQHEAINQNPLSQKEALFPPYDSRGLTETALGRFIGYEFDMPSSFDPSVPFEHSALQTMSSPIVHCNENGIVIDKYSQSLRSAPQVHPERETENESVHTNPEPATLLLLGLGLLGASAIRRMRS